The Ornithodoros turicata isolate Travis chromosome 7, ASM3712646v1, whole genome shotgun sequence genome includes a region encoding these proteins:
- the LOC135399493 gene encoding uncharacterized protein LOC135399493: protein MLKVAVFCACLVHWAHSQFTTFNDPYAQQGYRADYPYRRPGVVQTVYPRPVDRASPQVVDLIQPYSFSYDAIGHDGSSSRSESGDGRGRVTGYYTLSTGEGSRRRVSYVADEGGFRATVDTNEHGTADDSPADVVFRSTAPKLPSGPAAQRVHTRTRFLPVRVGGPTFSVQRGDYEPVYVQQHFAGPYPSSQRRR from the exons ATGCTCAAG GTTGCAGTCTTTTGTGCGTGCCTGGTGCACTGGGCCCACAGCCAGTTCACGACCTTCAATGATCCTTATGCACAACAGGGATACAGGGCTGACTACCCATATCGAAGACCTGGCGTT GTGCAGACCGTCTATCCACGCCCGGTGGACCGCGCATCCCCGCAGGTGGTCGACCTCATCCAGCCATACAGCTTCTCCTACGACGCCATCGGGCACGACGGTTCCAGCAGCCGAAGTGAAAGCGGCGACGGCCGTGGCAGAGTAACGGGGTATTACACCCTGAGCACCGGTGAAGGTTCCAGGCGGCGCGTAAGCTACGTTGCAGATGAAGGCGGTTTCAGGGCAACAGTCGACAccaacgagcacggcacagcGGACGACTCCCCTGCTGACGTTGTCTTCCGTTCCACCGCTCCTAAGCTTCCTTCGGGTCCAGCCGCCCAGAGGGTGCATACGAGGACAAGGTTCCTTCCAGTAAGAGTTGGTGGACCCACTTTCTCCGTTCAGCGGGGTGACTACGAGCCCGTCTACGTGCAACAGCATTTCGCTGGCCCATACCCGTCGAGTCAGAGAAGGCGCTAG